In Stigmatopora argus isolate UIUO_Sarg chromosome 24, RoL_Sarg_1.0, whole genome shotgun sequence, the DNA window caacccccacgcgCCTGGtcagaataagcggttcagaaaaagaatggcCTGGATTACAATGCATGCTTTTACATTGATGTTGGCTTCTAGACATTTTCCAACAGGGATGACATTTGAATGAGGATTATGGATATTTAAACTGTGGGGCTCTTATTGTATGTCATTCACCTGACTTTGATGCGTGCAGCATGGGATCAGTTTCCCACTCAGTGGTGGTgcgattgtgagtgtgaataggtGTCTGTCTGACTGAGTGATGACCAGTTCAGTGTTTAGTCCACTAGAGTCAACTAGAATTGGCATCAGCACCCCGTCACACTGACAAGGATAATTGGGTGTCGAAATAAATATCTTATTGATGCCCTAACAGaaattgatgctttttaatgctTAAATGACTGTCAAATTATTAGCATTTTACACCGGAAGTACTGTGCCTAATATTTTTGCGGATTAGAGATTTGTACACCTATTCAATTCTGGACCATTTCTGTTTGatcaataataacaaataatacaGCCATATACCTAATCTCTGTGCCAGAGAATTTGGGGCAGTATCAGAAGGGTCCCCCATCACTAACGTAGATAACGGGATTGAGCCCTGTGGAGAGAAAGACAATGGTTTATTTAGTTGCACTGAATCATATTAAACTGATATTTTCACTCCAAATTTGGAAATTGTATCCCATCATTAAAGAACCtaatttcaaattaaatcatGGACGTAATCCTTTCTAGCATTTGAGCAGGCAAAACATTAAACAAAGAAACAATACAGGAGGTACGCACTACACGGGTTTATGTGGTCATAAACAAAGACATGGCTTCACAAAATGCAAAGCCCACAAAGGCAACATCACTTCACAGTCCACACATCATTAACAACGACGTGATCATTTATTAGCAAATCAacattcaaaaagaaaatacttttcGTGACGACACCTTCCTAAAACGTAATTTTCCTATAAAGACAAGCGATGGTAATTGTAGTTGTTGACAAACAGATGGTGACTTACATATCTGCTGCTCATTGAAACGGCCAAGTTAGACAAAAGTGGACTCGAACCAACCCAGAGGAAAAAAGCACCACTCAGCTTCATGACATGAAAATGAACTGTCAGGTCCATAAATTTCTCCGAGAAATTGTGAACTGAAATAGAATCCATCATCTGTCCgttttaaaccatttaaaaaaaacataaggaaCACGACTTGAATACAACAACTTGGGAGGACATCCGGGTTAAAACGAcaagaacaaaacaaagaagTCGATGCAGATTTTGGCTGTGCTTTCCCGTTCACAGCAGCGCCGTCTACCGGAAAGAAAATGTACGTACTATGTTCATTAAAGCAAAGCATACTGCATCTCAAATTTAGATTCTCAATGTTCAAACAGCATTATGGTaacttttcttttaaatccaTTAGATATAAATAGTGTATTTGTTGCATATATCTTGATCACAATTCAACTTTTAACCACTAAACCATTGCCTGTtatgatttaaaatgattttaaatatacaatttaTATGTAAAGCGGTCTTATAGGCCCAGATGtttgcacgtcggcctcacagttctgggattgtGTGTTCAATCCCAGGTAGATTTCATCCTTCTGTGCAGGTTTTGTATCTTCTCCAAGatcttacgtgggttttctccgttttcctaccacatccccaaaacatgcatggtaggctggttgaacactctaaattgtctctgGGTATGTGTGTGAAGTTCACACTGTGAACATGAATTGTTCTTGTCTTATTGTGCTCTGCGAtatggctggccagcaattgagtgtcctccgcctggtgcccattttTTGGCTAGGATCAGCACCAGCAACAACCACcactacccttgtgaggataaggagtaaagaaaatgaatgaattaatttgttaattttatTTGAACATGTTTGACCGgtatatacatgcataattATTCTCTATATCCATATATGATATTTAACTCTTTTATGCATGAGTTTTTTCTCAAATATTCATATAAGACAAGAGTGTGAAACTCGGGGCTTAGGGTCCAATTGCAGCCAATAGGACAATATTGAGTATAACCAATTTGGCACTAGGTGTAGTATTAATGTTCTGATAAGCTATAAATAAtggaaacatattttaaattaaataaatgaattaaacaaaGTTACTAATTGTTCAACATTTCGCGCATAAATCGATTCTTTAAATGGaataagaaaaaatgaaaaaaaaacagaacaacacaagttttttttctctttttatgcaAATATTCTGCAAATTAGTACAGGACATGGAGTCACTTTTAATACATTCCCCCACAGCTTTCATCCATATTTGGATTCTCTAAATGTCACTTTTCATAAGTTTCAGTTTGATAGTGTCATATCTTAGCTCGGTCATGGAACGaaattggacccaaatgcagggaagcaattGAGGAAAGGAAGTGTGCTGACAAAACTTTTAAGAAAATGTGGCAAGGGTATCAAGGAAATAACAAGCACTTAGAatccaataacaaaaaaaaaaattgatgggaAGACATGGGAGAAACGAGGAACTTGGAACATGGCATGGCAACTTAGGATGAcgcaaacaaagcagacgatccaacaaggAGTAACAAACACacggtttaaatacacagacaggggttgattacAATTAGGAACAGCTGAGTAACACCAGAGGGAGCAAGTAGGGGATACACCAGGGGAGGAGAGACGACAGGTGAACACAATGGGAAATCACTCTGACAGgacacacaggggaaaaaagcataacaaaaccaaccgaaaccccaactaaccctaTCAGATAGCTACTGTTGGCATTAGCTCTTAACCTTATACACACTACGCCGcatgttcattttctgttctggaGGTTTGGATGATAAACAGAGGCAATGCAATAAAACCCGATTGATGCGCAAAAAATACATGCGTTAATCACTAAAAgtaaaaaacatcttaaatgtTAATACATGAATGACTTCAGTGATAATTCAtaacaaattgaattgaattaaattgaatgtttttattgtatgCCTGTTTGTGGCCAGCCTTCCCCAGACAAGGAGACTAGTTTGTGACCAAAGGTGTGATCCCCCTGCCTGTTTCGACAGTCAGGAACAAGGCCACCATTCCTCCCTTTGGGCAACCCCATTGAGATAATTGAATTAGCTATGtaaaagactatttttttacCTACAAACCAAACAAAGGACTATAAATTCCACAGATGTTTGGTCTAAAAAACCTACTTACTTGAAACCAATGAAAGAATACAtgtgattataagaaatatttctcttcattACTATATTAATGTTAACTCATAATAATGGTTTCGATAATAAACGAGGGTTTTAGTCAAAGTCTCCTGATATTAGGTCTCATTTAATCCTATATTATAATTTTGTGATTTAGCAAATTAGCTGAATATATTTTAACACTTTGCAGAggcttgaaaatgatttttcaagtCTAAACCTTGTGTTTACGGAATGTGTACCTTTCTGATTGAAATAATTATACCAGTTCCTAAACATATGATTTTGTGGCATCCACAAGTGCATTAAATTAGACTAATTAATTATCTatcttttaaattatttaacgATTAATTCTTTATATTATCGactctattattttttttacagttaatTTCAACAGACTattatctttgttttatttttttattttttttggaaagGCGGTTCGGAATGTATAAAGATATGATAGCCATTACAACATTCCTCTCCACATCTTGCAATATTATCTTAATATACACCTTCAAgctttttaatttgaattttgcaTGACGAATGTCATCCATCAATAATACTTCATTGTCATTAAATCTAAATACTTAATTTTATTGATCATTGTTCTATttggggtggcccggtgggtgagtggttagcggatCAGCCTCGCGgctctgggttcgaatccaggtcggtccacctgtgtggagtttgcattttctcctcgagcgtgcatgggttttctccagttctCCAGTTTcatccaacattccaaaatgcataggaggctgattggacactctaaattgtccattggtatgagtgtgagtgttaatggttgtccgtctcatcgTGCCGtgcaattggctgtccaccaattcagggtgtcccccgcttctggtccgaagtcagctgggataagctccagcgccCCCTGTGACACTCGTGAGGATTTGATTTGCGATGCGGAGCATGGCAGGAACCACACGTGTGATGTGATGCCAAATGTTTATGAAAGACAACAGAGGACCGAGGCATGTCAGCAGATTTATTATGGACTCCAGAGCTTCGCTTGGGACAAAATTTAAATAGAGTACAGCGATGAACACATCAACATCTTGAGTTGATTGCAGTAGCCAATGTTCTTTGTATCAACATTGAGAGTTGATTGCAGTAGCCATGTTCTTTGTATCAACATCGAGAGTTGATCGCGGTAGGTCATGTTCTTGGTAGGAACATCTAGGGTTGTTTAGAATAGCCAATGTCCTTGATAGGAAATGTTTCGATGCTAGCAGACCTCTCTCTCAATCGCTAAgtttttttaagttaagttCATTAAGTGACAAGAATCATTTAACATTATTCCACCATGACATAGTTATCATGAAACAACAGTAATAAATTGCATCATCCATTTAGTTCAACGTCCTCCTGTTGCAGACCCTTGTCCAATTTCACCCGAGAAAACTCGGCCAGTCAAGAAGACGGGCATCTATTTCCAGAGGTCTTACTGTAAGGGCAGTCACGACACATATGCTCTGCCTTACCACAGGTCCATCAGATAATTTTGCTACTTTTCAAATATTGGTTAACTCTCCTTGGCCTCCTCCTCCCACGTATTATACCATTTCCCCATTAGCCTTGACTGCTCCTCCACTTACTTTGGTAAAAAAAAGCCCCCCATCTGATGAGGAAGCATTcggctttttcttttcctttagtTTCAGAAGTCTTTCATCATGCAAAGCCTGATTTATCAATTGTTCATGACTGCCAGTAGGCTTATCAACCCAATACTCGTCAATCCACTGCCTAATTAAGTAATGTGAACGAGCGTGGAAGACATTTTTCAGCTGTTCTTGGTACCCGCTACCCACAGTTTGATATTCAAGGATGCCGCTGTTGACCTTAAAACATGCCAACATCCTAATTCTATATTCTTCAAATGGTTCACCATCCTCTTGCCTAGCTCTACCAATAGCTGTGTAATTTGCTGGTCTTAAACTTCTCCCTGTCGCATTCAATAATGCCATGCACTCTATAATTTAGCTGTCATAATCTAATGCCCCAAGATCGGTTTTTGGATCCCAATCCCGCCTAATGATGTGCCAATCACCCTTTAACACACCcatccaaatttgctgtgtTTCTATCCCATTTAAATGATAAGACCGTCTTAGCTCTTCTATCTGTTGGACAAATTCCGCTACATCAAATCTGTGTGTTGTGACGCCATTTACAGCTGACCAACATCTACATTAGGGTTGGCAACTTAGATCATATCTTTCTGCTAAATCGTCACTTGATTGTGGCGCACTAGGCCTGGAAGATAGCATTTTCCcccacatttttgaccattcccTTACAGACTTGGTCAAACAGTCAAGGGGCAAAGAAGGCAATGACGGGTACAAATGTGGATATGCTGTATCCACCAATAATTTCCCctaattttttccctttttcaggTGACCTTTTACCCCCACCGGACCCATATCATCATCTTCCTTTCTGTGAAACAAAACAGCTTGCTTTGCTTTCCCAGCCACTTCACCCTTATCAACATTCTCACTCCCACTCTGCTCAACTTTCTTTGCA includes these proteins:
- the psmg4 gene encoding proteasome assembly chaperone 4, yielding MMDSISVHNFSEKFMDLTVHFHVMKLSGAFFLWVGSSPLLSNLAVSMSSRYGSIPLSTLVMGDPSDTAPNSLAQRLAKKTKKQVFLSYSLPMGDSSLSLLVENRIKKELELHPGKF